Within the Deltaproteobacteria bacterium genome, the region AAAAGAGCCTGATCTCGGCGCGCGTCCGCGCGGAGCTGCCCGAATCGATCGCGACCGAGCCGGTGGGCGAGCTGGTGCTGAAGGGCTTCGCCGATCCGCTGCTCGTCTACCGCGTGCTCTCGAAGCAGCCGACCTAGAGGCCGAAGACCTCGACAGACGCGAGAGTCGCGTCTCCGCCGAGCGCGTAGAGCTCGACGACGCCGCTCGTCGGATCGGGAAAGATCAGATCGCTGATCACGGTGCGGCCGCCGTCGGCGAAGACCTCGACCGAGCAGGTATCGACGAAGATCTGCAGGCGGACCCGGCCCTGCTCGAGCTCGAGCGGCGCGCGGTGTACCGCTGCGAACGAATTCGCGAACGAGACGGCTCCGGAGCGGCGGCGATCGACGAAGAGCTCCGCGCACCGCGCGTCGACGCCGATCGCGGTGCCCTCTCCTGCTCCCTTGCGCACCTGGAGTCCGAACTCGGTCGCCCGGCCGAGCGCGATCTCCACGTCGATCTCGAACGCCGCGCCCGGTGGCGTGCGCGAGAGCGCCGCGTTGATCTCGGCCAGGCTGGCGCCTGCGAAGCGGTGCAGCGGGCGCCGCAGCGTGCGCAGCTCGGCCGCCGGAGCTTGAGCCAGGCGGACGCCACCGGGGGAGCGCACCAGGCGCAGCTCGCGCGGAATCGAGAACATTCCGCGCCAGGGCGAGGTGGGCGTGGAGTTCGCGTATCCCCAGTGACTCATCCAGGCCAGCCAGAGTCTGCGTCCGTCGGGCGCGTCGCTCCACGACTGCGCAGCGTAGAAATCCGCGCCGTGGTCGATTCGCAGCACGCGATCGAGTGATCCGTCCGGACGAAAGCGCTCGCCGTCGAACTCGCCGACGAAGTACTGCGCGCCGATCCCCCGCTGCAC harbors:
- a CDS encoding glycoside hydrolase family 32 protein, which encodes ELDRMRPVYHFTPKQNFMNDPNGLVFCDGEYHLFYQHNPFGDTWGHMSWGHAVSRDLLRWEHLPLALAEHAGEMVFSGSAVVDRANTSGLGHAGRPPLVAIYTGHTAREQTQNLAWSTDRGRTWTRHASNPVLAIGSSQHRDPKVFWFEPTRRWVMVTVLADEQRVRFDTSPDLSSWTRTSEFGPAGATDGAWECPDLFPLPVDGEPETLRWLLKVDVQRGIGAQYFVGEFDGERFRPDGSLDRVLRIDHGADFYAAQSWSDAPDGRRLWLAWMSHWGYANSTPTSPWRGMFSIPRELRLVRSPGGVRLAQAPAAELRTLRRPLHRFAGASLAEINAALSRTPPGAAFEIDVEIALGRATEFGLQVRKGAGEGTAIGVDARCAELFVDRRRSGAVSFANSFAAVHRAPLELEQGRVRLQIFVDTCSVEVFADGGRTVISDLIFPDPTSGVVELYALGGDATLASVEVFGL